The genomic DNA CGATGCCTTTTATCAGGGACTTATCTTTAACCGTTATCCGGGATTTTATTTCGGAAATAAATTTAAATTCCCTCATAAATATCAGTTCTTTACGCGTTCATTCAGGACGGTCTGCCTCATTTTAGCGTATTCGGTCACTATTTCAGGGTATTCTTTCACAACCCTTGTATATATTTCCAGCGCGCGCTTGTCATCTCCGTCACTTTCATATATCTTGCCTATGCTTGTAAGCGCTTCGGCGCTTAAAAAACCCTGTTTATATTTTTCCACTATTTTATTGTAATAATACATAGCCTTGCCATTATCGCCGTTATTCCGGTAAGCGTCCGCAATTCCAAACACAGCTTCCGCGGACCAGTCCGTGTCAGGGTACTGCTTTGTTATTTCCGTGTATGTCTTTAAGGCGTCATTTGTGTTAAGAATACTGTTATAACACTCCCCAAGTTCCAGCATAAGCCAGGCATACATATCGCCTTTTTCAGAGGCATATTCTTCTATTAGTTCTTTATACCCTTCAATTGCTGGAATAAACTGCTGGCTGTCCTTATACGCCTTGGCAATTCCAAGTTTTGCCTGCCTGACATGATCTTTATAATTTTCATCATTTTCCCAGCGGTTCACGATATAACTGTAATTCTTTATTACCTCCGGATATTTCTTATAAATAGCATTTTTTTCGGCGGATTCCAGCGCCCTGTCTATAAGTTTTTCATCATTTCCCCAAGCGGTAAAACGGTCAACGGCCATTAATACCCCCGTCAGGATTACCGACGAAATAAGTATAAGCGCAATTAAACTTGCATTGCTTTTTTTAGCCGGAATCTGCTGTTCTTTGACAGATGATTTTACCGTGCTTTTTTTCTTTGCTGTTTTCTTTTTTTTATTTACGGAAGGCATTTCAATTTCCCCTTTTTTTACGGCCGCACTTTTCTCAGTAAGTGGTTACCTTTTTTTCT from Candidatus Goldiibacteriota bacterium includes the following:
- a CDS encoding tetratricopeptide repeat protein, which gives rise to MPSVNKKKKTAKKKSTVKSSVKEQQIPAKKSNASLIALILISSVILTGVLMAVDRFTAWGNDEKLIDRALESAEKNAIYKKYPEVIKNYSYIVNRWENDENYKDHVRQAKLGIAKAYKDSQQFIPAIEGYKELIEEYASEKGDMYAWLMLELGECYNSILNTNDALKTYTEITKQYPDTDWSAEAVFGIADAYRNNGDNGKAMYYYNKIVEKYKQGFLSAEALTSIGKIYESDGDDKRALEIYTRVVKEYPEIVTEYAKMRQTVLNERVKN